A genomic window from Flintibacter sp. KGMB00164 includes:
- a CDS encoding oleate hydratase translates to MAKNLGKWTAAAAGLASAGAAVVLAKKAAQNKQDAQAESQTQDRSDYRNTELGRHEKNSKGIYYTNGNYEAFARPEKPAGVEEKSAYIVGSGLAALAAACFLVRDGQMDGSRIHILEAMDVAGGACDGIYDPTRGYIMRGGREMEDHFECLWDLFRSIPSLEKPGASVLDEFYWLNKHDPNYSLCRATVNRGQDAHTDGKFNLSQKGCMEIVKLFMTPDEDLYDKTIEDVFDDEVFSSTFWLYWRTMFAFENWHSALEMKLYFQRFIHHIAGLPDFSALKFTRYNQYESLILPMKKYLEEAGVDFQFGVEVTNVLFDIKEGRKVATAIECKVKGVEQGIVLTENDLVFVTNGSCTEGTIYGDQDHAPNGDAEVRTSGCWSLWKNIAKQDPAFGRPEKFCSDVAKTNWESATITTLDDKILPYIKNICQRDPRTGKVVTGGIVSCQDSKWLLSWTINRQGQFKEQEPEKVCVWVYGLFTDVPGDFIKKPMKDCTGKEITQEWLYHIGVPTELIPQLAEDSAVCVPTMMPYITAFFMPRAAGDRPDVIPDGCVNFAFLGQFAQTPRDTVFTTEYSVRTAMEAVYGLLGVDRGVPEVWGSVYDIRCLLDSSVCLMDGKSPLEMELPGPLNLLKKPALKLIRGTVVEKVLRDHNILRDDMM, encoded by the coding sequence ATGGCAAAGAATCTTGGAAAGTGGACTGCTGCGGCTGCTGGCCTTGCCAGCGCGGGAGCGGCTGTGGTGCTGGCGAAAAAGGCGGCACAGAATAAGCAGGATGCCCAGGCGGAAAGTCAGACGCAGGACCGCAGTGACTACCGCAACACGGAGTTGGGCCGACACGAGAAAAACTCCAAGGGCATCTATTATACCAACGGCAACTACGAGGCCTTTGCCCGGCCGGAGAAGCCTGCGGGCGTGGAGGAGAAGAGTGCCTACATTGTAGGCAGCGGCCTGGCCGCTCTGGCGGCAGCCTGTTTCCTGGTGCGGGACGGACAGATGGATGGCTCCCGTATCCACATCCTGGAGGCCATGGATGTAGCCGGCGGCGCCTGCGACGGCATTTACGACCCTACCCGGGGATATATCATGCGGGGTGGCCGGGAGATGGAGGACCACTTTGAGTGCCTGTGGGACCTGTTCCGCTCCATTCCCTCTTTGGAGAAGCCCGGCGCTTCGGTGCTGGATGAGTTTTATTGGCTCAATAAGCACGATCCCAACTACTCCCTGTGCCGCGCTACCGTCAATCGGGGACAGGATGCCCACACCGACGGAAAGTTTAACCTCAGTCAGAAGGGGTGCATGGAGATCGTCAAGCTCTTTATGACCCCGGATGAGGACCTGTATGACAAGACCATTGAGGACGTCTTTGACGATGAGGTATTTTCCTCCACCTTCTGGCTCTACTGGCGTACCATGTTCGCTTTTGAAAATTGGCACTCCGCCCTGGAGATGAAGCTCTATTTCCAGCGCTTCATCCACCACATTGCCGGCCTGCCTGATTTCAGCGCCTTGAAGTTTACCCGTTATAACCAGTATGAATCGCTGATTCTGCCCATGAAAAAGTACCTGGAGGAGGCTGGGGTGGACTTCCAGTTTGGCGTGGAGGTGACCAATGTCCTCTTTGACATCAAGGAAGGCAGAAAGGTGGCCACCGCCATCGAATGCAAGGTAAAGGGCGTGGAGCAGGGTATTGTGCTTACGGAAAATGACCTGGTCTTTGTCACCAATGGTTCCTGTACCGAGGGGACCATCTACGGCGACCAGGACCATGCCCCCAACGGAGATGCCGAGGTGCGCACCAGCGGCTGCTGGAGTCTGTGGAAGAACATTGCCAAGCAGGACCCGGCTTTTGGCCGTCCGGAGAAGTTCTGTTCCGATGTGGCCAAGACCAACTGGGAATCGGCCACCATCACCACTCTGGATGACAAGATCCTGCCTTATATCAAAAACATCTGCCAGCGGGATCCCCGTACCGGCAAGGTGGTCACCGGCGGTATTGTCAGCTGTCAGGACTCCAAGTGGCTGCTGAGCTGGACCATCAACCGCCAGGGGCAGTTTAAGGAGCAGGAGCCGGAGAAGGTCTGCGTGTGGGTGTACGGTCTCTTTACCGATGTGCCCGGCGATTTTATCAAAAAGCCTATGAAGGACTGTACCGGCAAGGAGATTACCCAGGAATGGCTCTACCACATCGGCGTGCCGACGGAGCTGATTCCTCAGCTGGCCGAGGATAGCGCGGTGTGTGTGCCCACCATGATGCCCTATATCACCGCCTTCTTCATGCCCCGGGCTGCGGGAGACCGGCCCGACGTAATCCCCGACGGCTGTGTCAACTTTGCCTTCCTGGGTCAGTTTGCCCAGACACCCCGGGATACCGTGTTCACCACCGAGTATTCGGTGCGTACCGCCATGGAGGCAGTCTACGGCTTGCTGGGTGTGGACCGTGGCGTGCCCGAGGTGTGGGGCAGCGTGTATGACATTCGCTGCCTGTTGGACAGCTCGGTTTGCCTGATGGACGGCAAGTCTCCTCTGGAGATGGAGCTGCCCGGTCCGCTGAATCTGCTGAAAAAACCGGCTCTTAAACTGATCCGGGGGACGGTGGTAGAAAAGGTACTGCGGGATCACAACATTCTTCGGGATGATATGATGTAA
- a CDS encoding TetR/AcrR family transcriptional regulator: MSNTTKQGLEASLKRMMLKKPLDKITIRDITEDCGVSRMAFYYHFKDIYDLVEWSCVEDASRALQGKKTYDTWHEGLLQIFEAVLENKPFILNAYRCISRDQMENFLFKLTYGLIRGVVDEQSQGVEITEEDKTFIAEFYKYSFVGILLDWIKQGMNADYRIIAEKISTTMHGNVSNSIQNFARGGRHFTDQGR; encoded by the coding sequence ATGTCAAATACCACCAAGCAGGGCCTGGAAGCATCTTTAAAGCGGATGATGCTGAAGAAACCTCTGGACAAGATCACCATCCGGGACATTACCGAGGACTGCGGCGTGAGCCGCATGGCCTTTTATTACCACTTCAAAGATATCTATGACCTGGTGGAGTGGTCCTGCGTGGAAGATGCCTCCCGGGCGCTCCAGGGAAAGAAAACCTATGATACCTGGCATGAGGGGCTGCTGCAGATTTTTGAGGCGGTGCTGGAAAACAAGCCCTTTATTCTCAATGCCTACCGCTGTATCAGCCGGGACCAGATGGAGAACTTCCTGTTCAAGCTGACCTACGGTCTGATCCGAGGCGTGGTGGACGAGCAGAGCCAGGGCGTGGAGATCACCGAGGAGGACAAGACCTTCATTGCGGAATTTTATAAATACAGCTTTGTGGGGATCCTGCTGGACTGGATCAAGCAGGGGATGAACGCAGACTATCGGATCATTGCGGAGAAAATCAGTACCACCATGCACGGAAACGTGTCCAACTCCATTCAAAATTTTGCCCGTGGCGGCAGACACTTTACAGATCAAGGCCGATGA
- a CDS encoding ABC-ATPase domain-containing protein: MQTANDLKTLLSRIDRRSYPAYKDTRGTYQFPGYVLSIDHVQGDPFASPSKVSIHVDGRQAGFPKELYRLPCQRIALQDELTRRFGKQASQASFQAKGSGHSGLISISRCGQEVLERTACRLNPNTGGLILRLEVGFPANGRTINARELEKIFFDLLPRCVENTLFYRNLNPAHLQAIADLAEDQQYIRDALPQMGLCAFVADGSILPRASGVSSLSMEEAVPFRSPQELSVTLDLPHRGKLTGMGIRQGVTLIVGGGYHGKSTLLKALELGVYNHIAGDGREYVITDESAVKIRSEDGRSIRRTDISMFINDLPNGKNTAAFTTEDASGSTSQAANVVEAMEAGTSLLLIDEDTSATNFMVRDELMQRVIHRDMEPITPFIDRVRELYEAHGISTILVAGSSGAYFHVADSILQMDRYVPKDITALAKQEAAAFPVSATPLPPAPLPSFERCPTPSPEFRGDRIKLKSLGRDGVSINRETIDLRYVEQLRDGEQSAALGYAMVYAQQHLMDRRHTLSQIVAELEAMLDEKGLESLCGGRSGVPFLARPRTQELFACFNRYRGLQL, translated from the coding sequence ATGCAGACCGCCAACGACCTGAAAACTCTGCTCTCCCGCATTGACCGCAGGAGCTACCCCGCTTACAAGGACACCCGGGGAACCTATCAATTTCCCGGGTATGTGCTGTCTATCGACCACGTACAGGGAGATCCCTTTGCCTCCCCCTCCAAGGTGAGCATCCATGTGGATGGCCGCCAGGCAGGCTTTCCCAAGGAGCTCTACCGGCTGCCCTGTCAACGTATCGCCCTCCAGGACGAGTTGACCCGCCGGTTTGGGAAGCAGGCAAGTCAAGCCTCCTTCCAGGCCAAGGGCTCGGGACACAGCGGTCTCATCTCCATCAGCCGCTGCGGTCAAGAGGTGCTGGAGCGCACCGCCTGCCGGCTAAATCCCAACACCGGCGGTCTGATTCTACGCCTGGAGGTGGGTTTTCCCGCCAATGGCCGCACCATCAACGCCCGGGAGCTGGAGAAGATTTTCTTTGATCTGCTCCCCCGGTGCGTGGAGAACACGCTGTTTTACCGTAATTTGAACCCGGCACATCTCCAGGCCATAGCTGATCTGGCGGAGGACCAACAGTATATTCGCGATGCGCTGCCCCAGATGGGCCTGTGCGCCTTTGTGGCTGACGGGAGCATCCTGCCCCGGGCCTCCGGTGTCTCCTCCCTGTCCATGGAAGAGGCTGTCCCCTTCCGTTCTCCCCAGGAGCTGTCTGTCACCCTGGACCTGCCCCACCGGGGCAAACTCACCGGCATGGGAATCCGCCAGGGAGTTACCTTGATTGTAGGCGGCGGCTACCACGGCAAGTCCACCCTTCTCAAAGCCCTGGAGCTGGGGGTATACAACCACATCGCCGGGGATGGCCGGGAATATGTAATCACCGATGAGAGTGCGGTGAAAATCCGCTCGGAGGACGGCCGCAGCATCCGCCGCACGGATATCTCCATGTTCATCAACGACCTGCCCAACGGCAAGAACACTGCCGCCTTCACCACGGAGGATGCCAGCGGCAGCACTTCCCAGGCAGCCAACGTGGTAGAGGCCATGGAGGCAGGGACTTCCCTGCTGCTTATCGATGAGGACACCAGCGCCACCAACTTCATGGTCCGGGATGAGCTGATGCAGCGGGTCATCCACCGGGACATGGAGCCCATTACCCCCTTCATTGACCGGGTGCGGGAGCTCTATGAGGCGCACGGCATTTCCACCATTCTGGTGGCCGGAAGCTCGGGGGCCTACTTCCATGTGGCGGACTCCATCCTCCAGATGGACCGCTACGTCCCCAAAGACATCACCGCGCTGGCCAAGCAAGAGGCCGCCGCGTTCCCGGTCAGCGCCACTCCTCTGCCGCCTGCACCCCTGCCCAGCTTCGAGCGTTGCCCCACCCCATCTCCGGAATTTCGGGGCGACCGGATCAAGCTTAAATCCCTGGGACGGGATGGAGTGTCCATCAACCGGGAGACCATCGACCTGCGGTATGTAGAGCAGCTGCGGGACGGAGAGCAGTCCGCCGCCCTGGGCTACGCCATGGTGTACGCCCAGCAGCACCTGATGGACAGGAGACACACTCTGAGTCAGATCGTGGCAGAGCTGGAGGCTATGTTGGATGAAAAAGGTCTGGAATCCCTGTGTGGAGGCCGCTCCGGTGTGCCCTTTCTGGCCCGGCCCCGGACCCAGGAACTTTTCGCCTGTTTCAACCGCTATCGAGGCTTACAGCTATAA
- the codA gene encoding cytosine deaminase: MLLKDLHLGNAQETVDIRVTDGKFAQIAPNLEPIPGEETVTDCAGKMVLPPFVESHVHLDTCLTAGRPRWNLTGTLFEGIQCWEEYKPFLTKQEVKERVNKAIRMQASNGIQYVRTHVDINDPKLTALEAILELREEVRDYMDIQIVAFPQYGILSYPKGAELLEQALKMGADAAGAIPHFEFTREYSVESLNICFDLAQKYNKLIDVHCDEIDDEASRGLETLATRAYETGMKDMVTASHTTAMHSYNNAYVIRLMRILKLSGINFVANPCVNVHLGGRADTYPKRRSMTRVKELTDEGINVSFGSDDIFDPWNPLGNAKMRDQVFMGLYTGHMLGYDEIVNSYRFVTTNAARTLHLGDDYGIAEGKDANFVILDAEDWYDALNYDAPILRNYRKGKLIASTAPMDKQVFF, from the coding sequence ATGCTGCTGAAAGATCTGCACCTGGGCAATGCCCAGGAGACGGTGGACATTCGGGTCACCGACGGGAAGTTTGCACAGATTGCTCCCAACCTGGAGCCCATCCCGGGAGAGGAAACGGTCACCGACTGTGCGGGCAAGATGGTGCTGCCTCCTTTTGTGGAGTCCCACGTACACCTGGACACCTGCCTGACCGCGGGCCGTCCCCGCTGGAACCTCACCGGAACCTTGTTTGAAGGTATCCAGTGTTGGGAGGAGTACAAGCCCTTCCTCACCAAGCAGGAGGTGAAGGAGCGGGTCAACAAGGCCATCCGGATGCAGGCGTCCAACGGTATCCAGTATGTGCGTACCCACGTGGATATCAACGACCCCAAGCTCACCGCCCTGGAGGCCATCCTGGAGCTGCGGGAGGAAGTCCGGGACTACATGGACATCCAGATCGTGGCTTTCCCCCAGTACGGCATCTTGAGCTACCCCAAGGGAGCAGAGCTTCTGGAGCAGGCCCTGAAGATGGGAGCGGATGCCGCAGGTGCCATTCCCCACTTTGAGTTTACCCGGGAGTACTCTGTGGAGTCCCTGAACATTTGCTTCGACCTGGCTCAGAAGTACAATAAGCTCATTGACGTCCACTGCGATGAAATTGATGACGAGGCCTCCCGGGGCCTGGAGACCCTGGCCACCCGTGCCTATGAGACGGGCATGAAGGACATGGTCACCGCCTCCCATACCACCGCCATGCACAGCTATAACAACGCTTATGTCATCCGTCTCATGCGTATCCTCAAGCTCTCCGGCATCAACTTTGTGGCCAACCCCTGCGTCAACGTCCATCTGGGTGGCCGGGCTGACACCTATCCCAAGCGCCGCAGCATGACACGGGTGAAGGAGCTTACCGACGAGGGAATCAACGTCTCCTTCGGCTCGGACGATATCTTCGATCCCTGGAATCCCCTGGGCAACGCCAAGATGCGCGACCAGGTGTTTATGGGCCTGTATACCGGCCATATGCTGGGCTATGACGAGATCGTCAACTCCTACCGCTTTGTTACCACCAATGCCGCCCGCACTCTCCACCTGGGGGATGACTACGGCATCGCAGAGGGGAAGGACGCCAACTTTGTTATCCTGGATGCCGAGGACTGGTACGATGCTTTGAACTACGATGCGCCCATCTTGCGCAATTACCGTAAAGGAAAACTCATTGCCAGCACAGCCCCCATGGACAAGCAGGTGTTCTTCTGA
- a CDS encoding TetR/AcrR family transcriptional regulator, whose translation MPKVAYSDADRERVREDLITVALEKMARQGIQHTTVEEIYRSVGISRTFFYTFFPTKEDLIVEALYTQQPKVLAHAQRLMDNPAFSWREGVRQFLVSCCYGEQSGIAVMTLEEQQNLFRRLSPESYQVFREKQANLFGNILKCFGIRADKETIGLFTNLSLTVMVIRRAVPKNLPFLVPEAADATVEFQINAIVDLLEKMKQGHDI comes from the coding sequence ATGCCTAAGGTCGCTTATTCAGACGCGGATCGGGAGCGGGTCCGAGAAGATCTGATTACAGTCGCGCTGGAGAAGATGGCGCGGCAAGGGATCCAACATACCACCGTGGAGGAGATCTATCGATCGGTAGGCATTTCTCGTACCTTCTTTTATACCTTCTTTCCCACCAAAGAGGATTTGATTGTAGAGGCACTGTATACGCAGCAGCCTAAAGTTTTGGCTCATGCGCAAAGGCTGATGGATAACCCGGCTTTCAGCTGGCGGGAAGGAGTGCGTCAGTTTCTTGTCTCCTGCTGCTATGGAGAGCAAAGCGGCATTGCAGTGATGACGCTGGAAGAGCAGCAGAATCTGTTTCGCCGGCTGTCTCCGGAGAGCTACCAGGTATTCCGGGAGAAGCAGGCCAACCTGTTTGGGAACATTTTGAAGTGCTTTGGAATCCGGGCGGACAAGGAGACCATAGGTTTGTTTACAAACCTGAGCCTGACCGTGATGGTGATCCGCCGGGCTGTGCCGAAAAATCTGCCCTTTCTGGTGCCAGAGGCGGCAGACGCCACGGTGGAGTTCCAGATCAATGCCATTGTTGACTTACTGGAAAAGATGAAGCAAGGTCACGATATCTGA
- a CDS encoding response regulator, producing MAALYTVIVADDEDELREAVCTMIPWEDYGFCLVGNASNGLDALQLVEKHEPDLLLTDIRMPFISGIELARQVREIRPATNIAFLSGYDDFEYAKQAIQYNIISYMLKPLTLEGLGAELRNIRQKIDAQFALFRQAVPRADEQDLRAAFLMPLVLDDYPDPDGAAQAEALARQCGLLRDADDHPYYTVMVSILLNEDGSNCTDPSFPSSVHTLSEKYLRGSSFFASGKVISVLLGNPSDFEEYLHILADEIPQMASRVLGKRCRIGVSRPANSLSALHDAYREAMEALRQGDKTEAGAQFISDLAPAVKGGNLLCKRALDTLDQYYMDADLSLVSLSGMLDVSPNHLSACIKKYAGETFINILIRKRMEAARDLLSTSSLKIQEIAQRCGYTDQHYFSYCFKKYCGESPNAMRRRLDLEKAGEPS from the coding sequence ATGGCCGCACTCTACACTGTGATCGTCGCCGATGACGAGGATGAACTTCGGGAAGCCGTATGTACCATGATTCCCTGGGAAGACTACGGGTTTTGCCTGGTGGGAAATGCCAGCAACGGTCTGGACGCCCTCCAGCTGGTAGAAAAACACGAACCCGACCTGCTGCTGACCGACATCCGCATGCCCTTTATCTCCGGCATCGAACTGGCGCGGCAGGTGCGTGAGATCCGCCCCGCCACCAACATCGCCTTTCTCAGCGGCTACGACGACTTTGAGTACGCCAAGCAGGCCATCCAGTATAACATCATCAGCTATATGCTCAAGCCGCTGACTCTGGAAGGCCTGGGCGCAGAGCTGCGCAACATCCGCCAAAAGATCGATGCCCAGTTCGCACTCTTTCGTCAGGCGGTTCCCCGCGCAGACGAACAGGACCTGCGGGCCGCCTTTCTTATGCCTCTGGTTCTGGACGACTATCCAGACCCGGACGGCGCGGCCCAGGCCGAGGCTCTGGCCCGGCAGTGCGGCCTACTGCGGGATGCCGATGACCATCCCTACTATACGGTCATGGTATCCATCCTGCTCAACGAGGACGGCTCCAACTGCACAGACCCCTCCTTTCCGTCCTCGGTGCATACCCTCTCGGAAAAATATCTCCGCGGCTCCAGCTTTTTTGCCTCCGGCAAGGTCATCTCAGTGCTGCTGGGCAACCCCTCCGATTTCGAGGAGTACCTGCACATCCTGGCCGATGAGATCCCCCAGATGGCCTCCCGTGTTCTGGGCAAGCGCTGCCGCATCGGCGTGAGCCGTCCCGCCAACTCCCTCTCCGCACTGCATGACGCCTACCGGGAAGCCATGGAAGCTCTGCGCCAAGGGGATAAGACGGAAGCCGGCGCTCAGTTTATCAGCGACCTGGCCCCCGCCGTCAAAGGGGGCAATCTGCTGTGCAAGCGGGCGCTGGATACTCTGGACCAATATTATATGGATGCGGACCTCTCTCTGGTGTCGCTGAGCGGGATGCTGGACGTCAGCCCCAACCATCTCAGCGCCTGCATCAAAAAGTACGCCGGTGAGACCTTTATCAACATCCTCATCCGCAAGCGCATGGAGGCCGCCCGGGATCTGCTGAGCACCTCCTCCCTGAAAATCCAGGAGATTGCCCAGCGGTGCGGCTACACCGATCAGCACTACTTCAGCTACTGCTTTAAAAAGTACTGCGGCGAGTCCCCCAACGCCATGCGCCGCCGCCTGGACCTGGAAAAGGCGGGTGAGCCCTCTTGA
- the codB gene encoding cytosine permease has translation MKKDENKPKNAQVDADYSLEAVPESARKGFWNMFFVMLGFTFFSASMSVGAKLGNGLDLSGFFWACLIGGVILSAYCGILAYIGSETGMTMDLLCRRTFGEKGSYLSSAILGFTQIGWFGVGVAMFSIPAAQLMGVNEWALTIIAGLLMTATAATGMKALEIVSYISVPLIVILGMYSMITATSEGGGLTAIFAQSAGGITLMTGIGYVIGSFISGGTATPNFIRFAKNSKIAVWTTVIAFFLGNTLMFCFGAVGGAFTGKDDIFYVMIAQGLAIPALIVLGANIWTTNNNALYTGGLAISNVSGVRMKFTTWIAGIVGTALAIWLYWNFVGWLNILNCALPPIGAIVILDFLKNRKKFAADGQTAAVNWFNIAGIVLGAAVANTLHWGIAALNAMIVAAICFFVGELLRKDR, from the coding sequence ATGAAAAAAGACGAAAACAAGCCAAAGAATGCGCAGGTAGACGCCGACTACTCCCTGGAAGCAGTACCGGAGTCCGCCCGAAAGGGTTTTTGGAATATGTTCTTCGTCATGCTGGGGTTCACATTTTTCTCTGCCAGCATGAGCGTAGGCGCCAAGCTGGGCAACGGTCTGGACCTGTCCGGGTTTTTCTGGGCCTGCCTTATTGGCGGCGTGATTTTGTCCGCCTACTGCGGTATCTTGGCCTATATCGGCTCCGAGACCGGAATGACCATGGACCTGCTGTGCCGCCGCACCTTTGGTGAGAAGGGCTCCTACCTTTCCTCCGCCATTCTGGGCTTTACTCAGATCGGCTGGTTTGGCGTGGGTGTGGCAATGTTCTCCATTCCTGCCGCCCAGCTGATGGGGGTCAATGAGTGGGCCCTCACCATCATCGCCGGTCTGCTGATGACTGCCACCGCGGCCACCGGTATGAAGGCCCTGGAGATCGTCAGCTACATCTCCGTGCCCCTGATCGTCATTCTGGGCATGTACTCCATGATCACCGCCACCAGCGAAGGCGGAGGACTCACCGCCATCTTTGCCCAGTCTGCCGGCGGCATCACGCTGATGACCGGCATCGGTTATGTCATCGGCTCCTTTATCTCCGGCGGTACCGCCACCCCCAACTTCATCCGCTTTGCCAAAAACAGCAAGATCGCCGTGTGGACCACTGTGATTGCCTTTTTCCTGGGAAATACTCTGATGTTCTGCTTTGGCGCGGTGGGCGGCGCTTTTACCGGCAAGGACGACATTTTCTATGTGATGATTGCCCAGGGTCTGGCAATCCCCGCTCTCATCGTGCTGGGCGCCAACATCTGGACCACGAACAATAACGCCCTGTACACCGGTGGATTGGCCATCTCCAACGTCTCCGGCGTACGGATGAAGTTTACCACCTGGATCGCCGGTATCGTGGGCACCGCCCTGGCCATCTGGCTGTACTGGAACTTTGTGGGCTGGCTGAACATCCTCAACTGCGCTCTGCCTCCCATCGGCGCCATCGTGATCCTGGACTTTTTGAAAAACCGCAAAAAGTTTGCCGCAGACGGTCAGACTGCCGCAGTTAACTGGTTCAACATCGCCGGCATCGTGCTGGGTGCGGCGGTGGCCAATACTCTGCACTGGGGAATCGCCGCTCTGAACGCTATGATCGTGGCGGCCATCTGCTTCTTTGTGGGCGAACTGCTCCGGAAAGACCGGTAA
- a CDS encoding YcxB family protein: MEFACKTVYDHKTLAAMSKALRRTTRKKTSWCEWLLFLGLVVLALGTVMDASQSIWRRGIYLTVVVLVLFLQWKGDYLNAFFAKRKALPGTDVCRAHFYPEFYETEIAGVQTQWQYTKVQALVETKDYIILILGKNQAQAYDKRGLEGRSVREFCGFLSRKTGLHVQTFLR; encoded by the coding sequence ATGGAATTTGCCTGCAAAACGGTCTATGATCACAAGACGCTGGCCGCCATGTCCAAGGCGCTGCGAAGGACGACGCGGAAAAAAACCTCCTGGTGTGAATGGCTGCTCTTTCTAGGGCTGGTCGTCCTGGCTCTGGGCACAGTCATGGACGCATCCCAGAGTATATGGCGTCGGGGGATCTATTTGACGGTAGTGGTGTTGGTCCTGTTTCTGCAGTGGAAGGGGGACTACCTGAACGCCTTTTTTGCCAAACGAAAGGCTCTGCCCGGAACAGATGTATGCCGGGCGCACTTTTACCCCGAGTTCTATGAAACGGAGATCGCCGGCGTTCAGACCCAGTGGCAGTATACCAAGGTCCAGGCCCTGGTGGAGACCAAGGACTATATCATCCTGATCCTGGGCAAAAACCAGGCTCAGGCCTATGATAAGCGCGGCCTGGAGGGCAGGAGCGTACGTGAGTTTTGCGGGTTTCTCAGCCGAAAAACCGGCCTGCATGTGCAGACTTTCCTGCGCTGA
- a CDS encoding sensor histidine kinase: MKQNAPRTGVRITTILVSMVVGVVAIILCCCIFLFLDRYRSAMVQSARTSSAQAVSQVSNTVGNYLQDMDQAMTLVKQSMLEHESDRDELLAAFLEFRPDVVAVTSYSAQGTLLDCWSPGRQPKENIYQNLSFNLEKALNSQTAYMTAPHVETIFESYYPWVVTMTAPLDQGGEAAWVSLDLSFSSISSYINNVSIGQRGYCFLIDRDGNIIYHPQQQLLYAGLKSEDTEALSALRDGTYVDDTVIYCLTSVAGSDWRIVGVSYVDELVNRNVRDMIRLSAMLAVVVLVSALLTSWLLSRLLDRPLRGLASAMESFEADADHFTYRPVGGTREVRELSDSFGHMVLRIQQLMSTVREEEVNLRKTELKALQAQINPHFLYNTLDSIAWMCEQGRNADAVKMVHALARLFRISISKGHELIPISKEIEHAESYLQIQKYRYKNQFTYQFDVDPDCLDYYCNKITLQPIIENAINHGLDLLVDEGVILVQVRQDGEDIVFSVQDNGVGMSPEQIDSILRHGPKDRTGIGIKNVNDRLKIYFGKQYGLHITSELDVGTCVEIRMPKIQEGNYEAK; this comes from the coding sequence TTGAAACAGAACGCTCCCCGCACCGGAGTACGAATTACCACTATTCTGGTCTCCATGGTAGTGGGTGTGGTAGCCATCATCCTGTGCTGCTGTATCTTTCTGTTTTTAGACCGCTACCGCAGCGCCATGGTTCAGAGCGCCCGCACCAGCAGCGCCCAGGCAGTTTCCCAGGTATCCAACACGGTGGGCAACTATCTGCAAGACATGGACCAGGCCATGACCCTTGTCAAGCAGTCCATGCTGGAGCATGAGAGCGACCGGGATGAACTGCTGGCCGCATTTCTGGAGTTCCGCCCCGACGTGGTGGCTGTCACCAGCTATTCCGCCCAAGGGACCCTGTTGGACTGCTGGTCTCCCGGCCGACAGCCAAAGGAGAACATCTACCAGAATCTCTCCTTTAACCTGGAAAAGGCGCTCAACTCTCAAACTGCCTACATGACCGCTCCCCACGTGGAGACTATTTTTGAGAGTTACTACCCCTGGGTGGTCACCATGACCGCTCCCCTGGACCAGGGCGGCGAAGCCGCCTGGGTCTCTCTGGACCTGAGCTTTTCCAGCATCTCCAGTTACATTAATAATGTAAGCATCGGTCAGCGGGGCTACTGCTTTCTCATCGACCGGGACGGCAACATCATCTATCACCCCCAGCAGCAGCTGCTGTACGCGGGCCTGAAATCGGAAGATACCGAGGCGCTCTCCGCCCTGAGGGACGGCACCTATGTGGACGATACGGTCATCTACTGTCTGACCAGTGTAGCGGGCAGCGATTGGCGCATTGTGGGCGTCAGCTATGTTGACGAGTTGGTCAACCGCAATGTGCGGGATATGATCCGTCTGTCCGCCATGCTTGCAGTGGTCGTGCTGGTTTCCGCTCTGCTCACCAGCTGGCTGCTCTCCCGTCTGCTGGACCGCCCCCTGCGCGGACTGGCTTCCGCCATGGAGAGCTTTGAGGCTGACGCCGACCACTTTACCTACCGGCCTGTGGGCGGCACCCGGGAGGTGCGGGAATTGTCCGACTCCTTCGGCCACATGGTGCTGCGCATTCAGCAGCTCATGTCCACCGTGCGTGAGGAGGAGGTCAACCTGCGCAAAACAGAGCTGAAAGCCCTCCAGGCCCAGATCAACCCACACTTTTTATACAACACGCTGGATTCCATTGCCTGGATGTGTGAGCAGGGACGCAACGCCGATGCGGTAAAAATGGTCCACGCCCTGGCCCGGCTGTTCCGGATCAGCATCAGCAAGGGACACGAGCTGATCCCCATCTCCAAAGAGATCGAACACGCCGAGAGCTACCTGCAAATTCAAAAATATCGCTATAAAAACCAGTTCACCTATCAGTTTGATGTGGACCCGGATTGTCTGGATTACTACTGCAATAAGATCACCCTCCAGCCCATCATTGAAAATGCCATTAACCACGGTCTGGATCTGCTGGTGGACGAAGGAGTCATCCTCGTACAGGTACGGCAGGATGGAGAGGACATTGTGTTCTCCGTTCAGGATAACGGTGTGGGCATGAGTCCCGAGCAGATCGACTCCATTCTCCGGCACGGCCCCAAGGACCGCACCGGCATTGGAATCAAGAATGTCAACGACCGTCTGAAAATCTACTTTGGCAAACAATACGGTCTTCATATCACCAGTGAGCTGGATGTGGGTACCTGTGTAGAGATCCGCATGCCCAAGATACAGGAGGGAAACTATGAAGCAAAATAA